In a genomic window of Xylophilus rhododendri:
- a CDS encoding Bug family tripartite tricarboxylate transporter substrate binding protein → MVPQGAGSGSDVIARLLSDRLGQALGQPVVIENVPGANGLLALGNTARAQPDGYSLVLAGVSQIAFNPALYKALPYDPSKDFTYLAPIADTPFVLVTSNASGIKSFAQFIEQAKKKNGELTYSSAGVGNSTHIAMELIAATAGVKLMHVPYKGSGAALTAVLSGEVDAMVSVVGATLPQVQAGKVQAIAVLGATRVPQWPQVPTVKEAGLNVPPMPGWYAITGPARLDPRIVATFNTALQKVMADPVVKARLAELSLPPMSGGEAEIRQRAATDTAYWGDFIRKNNIQVE, encoded by the coding sequence GTGGTGCCGCAGGGCGCCGGCTCCGGCTCGGACGTGATCGCCCGCCTGCTCAGCGACCGCCTGGGCCAGGCCCTCGGCCAGCCGGTGGTGATCGAGAACGTGCCCGGCGCCAACGGCCTGCTGGCCCTGGGCAACACCGCGCGCGCCCAGCCCGACGGCTATTCGCTGGTGCTGGCCGGCGTCTCGCAGATCGCCTTCAACCCGGCGCTGTACAAGGCCCTGCCCTATGACCCGAGCAAGGACTTCACCTACCTCGCCCCCATCGCCGACACGCCCTTCGTGCTGGTCACCAGCAATGCCAGCGGCATCAAGAGCTTCGCCCAGTTCATCGAGCAGGCGAAGAAGAAGAACGGCGAGCTGACCTATTCCAGCGCCGGCGTCGGCAACTCCACCCACATCGCCATGGAGCTGATCGCCGCCACCGCCGGCGTGAAGCTGATGCACGTGCCCTACAAGGGCTCGGGCGCGGCCCTCACCGCCGTGCTCTCGGGCGAGGTCGACGCCATGGTCAGCGTGGTCGGCGCCACTCTGCCCCAGGTGCAGGCCGGCAAGGTGCAGGCCATCGCCGTGCTGGGCGCCACCCGCGTGCCGCAATGGCCGCAGGTGCCCACGGTGAAGGAAGCCGGCCTGAACGTGCCGCCCATGCCCGGCTGGTACGCCATCACCGGCCCGGCCCGCCTGGACCCGCGCATCGTCGCCACCTTCAACACCGCCCTGCAGAAGGTGATGGCCGACCCGGTCGTCAAAGCCCGCCTGGCCGAACTGTCGCTGCCGCCGATGAGCGGCGGCGAGGCCGAGATCCGCCAGCGCGCGGCCACCGATACCGCCTACTGGGGCGACTTCATCCGCAAGAACAACATCCAGGTGGAGTGA
- a CDS encoding DMT family transporter, translating into MAAGALWGLVFLAPELARGFTPLQLAAGRFLSYGLFATALLLPRWGQLRAQLQARDWWALCELSVLGNSLYYVLLASAVQRGGIAMTSLVIGFLPVAVTIIGSRERHAVPLRRLAPSLLLGLAGVVCIAWESLHGEAARGGAIGLLCAIGALASWTTYAVGNSRQLARLPQVSAQDWNLATGVVTGAQSLLLLLLALLLDHGSHAPAEWWRFIGVSVGVALAASIAGNAFWNRMSRLLPLTMVGQMILFETLFALLYGFVWEQRWPRALEWSALLLVVASVLSCVHAHRPRAVGDAAT; encoded by the coding sequence ATGGCGGCCGGCGCGCTGTGGGGGCTGGTGTTCCTGGCGCCCGAACTGGCGCGCGGCTTCACGCCGCTGCAACTGGCGGCGGGCCGCTTCCTGTCCTATGGGCTGTTCGCCACCGCGCTGCTGCTGCCGCGCTGGGGCCAGCTGCGCGCCCAGCTGCAGGCGCGCGACTGGTGGGCCCTGTGCGAGCTGAGTGTGCTGGGCAACTCGCTCTACTACGTGCTGCTGGCCAGCGCGGTGCAGCGCGGCGGCATCGCCATGACCTCGCTGGTGATCGGCTTCCTGCCGGTGGCCGTCACCATCATCGGCAGCCGCGAGCGCCATGCGGTGCCGCTGCGCCGCCTGGCACCCTCGCTGCTGCTGGGCCTGGCGGGCGTGGTGTGCATCGCCTGGGAATCGCTGCACGGCGAGGCGGCGCGCGGCGGCGCCATCGGGCTGCTCTGCGCCATCGGCGCGCTGGCTTCGTGGACGACCTATGCCGTCGGCAACAGCCGGCAACTGGCGCGCCTGCCGCAGGTGTCCGCGCAGGACTGGAACCTGGCCACCGGCGTGGTGACCGGCGCCCAGTCCCTGCTGCTCCTGCTGCTGGCCCTGCTGCTGGACCACGGCTCGCATGCGCCCGCCGAATGGTGGCGTTTCATCGGCGTGTCGGTCGGCGTGGCGCTGGCCGCCTCCATCGCCGGCAACGCTTTCTGGAACCGCATGAGCCGGCTGCTGCCGCTGACCATGGTGGGCCAGATGATCCTCTTCGAGACCCTGTTCGCCCTGCTCTACGGCTTCGTCTGGGAACAGCGCTGGCCGCGTGCGCTGGAGTGGTCGGCCCTGTTGCTGGTGGTGGCCAGTGTGCTGAGCTGCGTGCATGCCCACCGGCCCCGGGCCGTGGGAGATGCCGCGACATAG
- a CDS encoding CocE/NonD family hydrolase: protein MSDRDQPSDPLDPASPAAWRQGPAAYLAGRPPAFTAPALPASCYLTMRDGCRIAVDVYLPQGDAAHPAPARVPTIAIFTPYYRRFVTSDPTIEVSPNCGRYRDAFVPQGYAVVVVDVRGTGASFGTRDALRSPKERDDYEEIAEWISQQPWSDGSIGCTGISYLGAAAVFLASTRHPAVKAIAPLFAVTDIYTDQLYVGGVLSCIWTGRYDELMVALDQDDRPALAKFAYYGNPAFQGPQPVDEDPDGRLLAQALQQHRSNCRLSDMARELPFQHDAVLHDPALTLDVCSPGYYARQIPEDVAIYSISGWYDGAGYSNSAITRFLTLPNHQHRLLLGPWDHGARSNVSPWREQAASQFPLLAEVLRFFDHHLRGMDTGLQHEKPVHYFTQHDERWQAADAWPPFEGKVRLHPAADGGLSASAGAPGSDRLAVDFSVSTGTQTRLERLGAVGVEHYYPDWDARQAQYLHYTSPVLAASAELTGHVTASIELVSSETDAAVYVYLSEVLADGSCRYVTEGNLRALHREGLSDSPDYVASWPVNRYDRATARLLVPGEPARLLFALLPVSWTFAAGSRIRLSLGGSDQGHGPQVPHGRPPLLDIRRGPEASWFELPLAAPLSFVS, encoded by the coding sequence ATGTCGGACCGAGACCAGCCCTCAGACCCTTTAGACCCCGCCTCCCCCGCCGCCTGGCGCCAGGGCCCCGCCGCCTACCTGGCCGGCCGCCCGCCCGCCTTCACCGCGCCCGCGCTGCCCGCCTCCTGCTACCTGACCATGCGCGACGGCTGCCGCATCGCGGTGGACGTCTACCTGCCCCAGGGCGACGCCGCCCATCCGGCACCGGCCCGGGTGCCCACCATCGCCATCTTCACGCCCTACTACCGGCGTTTCGTCACCAGCGATCCCACGATCGAGGTCAGCCCCAACTGCGGCCGTTACCGCGACGCCTTCGTGCCGCAAGGCTATGCGGTGGTGGTGGTGGACGTGCGCGGCACCGGCGCCAGCTTCGGCACCCGCGACGCCCTGCGTTCGCCCAAGGAGCGCGACGACTACGAGGAGATCGCCGAATGGATCTCGCAGCAGCCCTGGAGCGACGGCAGCATCGGCTGCACCGGCATCTCCTACCTGGGCGCGGCGGCCGTTTTCCTGGCCAGCACCCGCCATCCCGCCGTGAAGGCGATCGCGCCCCTGTTCGCGGTGACCGACATCTACACCGACCAGCTCTACGTCGGCGGTGTGCTCTCCTGCATCTGGACCGGCCGCTACGACGAGCTGATGGTGGCGCTGGACCAGGACGACCGCCCGGCCCTGGCCAAGTTCGCCTACTACGGCAACCCCGCCTTCCAGGGCCCGCAGCCGGTGGACGAGGATCCGGACGGCCGGCTGCTGGCCCAGGCCCTGCAGCAGCACCGCAGCAACTGCCGGCTCTCCGACATGGCGCGCGAGCTGCCCTTCCAGCACGACGCGGTGCTGCACGACCCGGCCCTGACGCTGGATGTCTGCAGCCCCGGCTACTACGCCCGGCAGATCCCCGAGGACGTGGCCATCTACTCCATCTCCGGCTGGTACGACGGCGCGGGCTACAGCAACTCGGCCATCACCCGTTTCCTCACCCTGCCGAATCACCAGCACCGCCTGCTGCTCGGCCCCTGGGACCACGGCGCGCGCAGCAATGTCTCGCCCTGGCGTGAACAGGCCGCCTCCCAGTTCCCGCTGCTGGCCGAGGTGCTGCGTTTCTTCGACCACCACCTGCGCGGCATGGACACCGGCCTGCAGCACGAAAAGCCGGTGCACTACTTCACCCAGCACGACGAACGCTGGCAAGCCGCCGATGCCTGGCCGCCCTTCGAGGGCAAGGTCCGGCTGCATCCCGCCGCCGATGGCGGACTCTCGGCCTCGGCAGGCGCGCCGGGCAGCGACCGCCTCGCCGTGGACTTCTCCGTCTCCACCGGCACGCAAACCCGCCTGGAGCGCCTGGGCGCCGTCGGCGTGGAGCACTACTACCCCGACTGGGATGCCCGCCAGGCCCAGTACCTGCACTACACCAGCCCGGTGCTGGCCGCGTCCGCCGAACTGACCGGCCATGTCACCGCCAGCATCGAGCTGGTCTCTTCCGAGACCGACGCCGCCGTCTACGTCTACCTGAGCGAAGTGCTGGCCGACGGCAGCTGCCGCTACGTTACCGAAGGCAATCTGCGGGCCCTGCACCGCGAGGGCTTGTCGGACTCGCCCGACTACGTGGCGAGCTGGCCGGTCAACCGCTACGACCGCGCCACCGCCCGACTGCTGGTGCCGGGCGAGCCGGCCCGGCTGCTGTTCGCGCTGCTGCCGGTGTCCTGGACTTTCGCCGCGGGCAGCCGCATCCGCCTGTCCCTCGGCGGCAGCGACCAGGGCCACGGCCCGCAGGTGCCGCATGGCCGGCCGCCGCTGCTGGACATCCGCCGCGGCCCCGAGGCCAGCTGGTTCGAACTGCCGCTGGCCGCTCCCCTTTCCTTCGTCTCCTGA
- a CDS encoding LysR family transcriptional regulator: MATIQAMDIRQLRYFAKVVELGNITAAAEALFIAQPSLSQHMAKLESELGVRLLERSVQGTTATAMGDLLYRHARTILRQMEDAQAAIRRGSDAPSGRVAIGFPTSTSRILAVPLLQRLRQRYPLIELELVEASSGDLVGQLAANRLALAVTMNARADPRLRIEPVIDEELFVVVGTDHPAAASMTVEAFAALPLLLPTHPNSVRVAAEALLQERQLRFTLVAETSAVEILILAAEQGLGGTLLPASAFALAERHGRVRGIALQGRPLTRELSLSLSVSAAYSPAVQCVREVLLRVMEEEIAQGRWSGVQLFSDQPAPPRAARQP, encoded by the coding sequence ATGGCGACAATCCAGGCCATGGATATCCGGCAACTCCGCTACTTCGCCAAGGTCGTCGAACTGGGCAACATCACGGCCGCGGCCGAGGCCTTGTTCATCGCCCAGCCCTCGCTCAGCCAGCACATGGCCAAGCTGGAGTCCGAGCTGGGCGTGCGCCTGCTCGAACGCAGCGTGCAGGGCACGACGGCCACGGCCATGGGCGACCTGCTCTACCGCCATGCCCGCACCATCCTGCGGCAGATGGAGGATGCCCAGGCGGCCATCCGGCGCGGCAGCGATGCGCCCTCGGGCCGGGTGGCCATCGGTTTTCCCACCAGCACCTCGCGCATCCTGGCCGTGCCGCTGCTGCAGCGGCTGCGCCAGCGTTATCCGCTGATCGAGCTGGAGCTGGTGGAGGCTTCCAGCGGCGACCTGGTCGGCCAGCTGGCGGCCAACCGCCTGGCCCTGGCGGTGACCATGAATGCCCGCGCCGATCCGCGCCTGCGCATCGAGCCGGTGATCGACGAGGAGCTGTTCGTGGTGGTCGGCACGGACCATCCCGCCGCGGCCTCGATGACGGTGGAGGCCTTCGCCGCATTGCCGCTGCTGCTGCCCACCCATCCCAATTCGGTCCGCGTGGCGGCCGAGGCCCTGCTGCAGGAGCGCCAGCTGCGGTTCACCCTGGTGGCCGAGACCAGCGCGGTCGAGATCCTGATCCTGGCCGCCGAGCAGGGCCTGGGCGGCACCCTGCTGCCGGCCTCGGCCTTCGCCCTGGCCGAGCGCCACGGCCGGGTGCGCGGCATCGCCCTGCAAGGCCGGCCGCTGACCCGCGAGCTGTCGCTGAGCCTGTCGGTCTCGGCGGCCTACAGCCCGGCGGTGCAGTGCGTGCGCGAAGTGCTGCTGAGGGTGATGGAGGAGGAGATCGCGCAGGGCCGCTGGTCGGGTGTGCAGCTGTTCAGCGATCAGCCGGCGCCGCCCAGGGCGGCCCGCCAGCCGTGA